ACCAGCGTCGCAGATCACACGCCATCGAAACAGAATATGGCCGCGCCGAGTTCGATCACACGGAGTCGTGCATCCATGTGGGGTCAACGGCCCTCGCGATGCTTCTCCGCTGCCTGGGCACAACCGCAGGCGCGAAGGCTTCCCAGGATTTCGACGTGCCGGCATGGCTCAATCGTGCGCCCCGCTGGATGAAGCGCCTCTACCTGGCAGCGCTCTTCGGTGCTGAGCTCACCAGCCCCAGGACGGTGACAGGGCATCCCTACAACTTCACCGGACCGGTCCTTTCTCTGAACAAGCGTGCGGGTGTTGTGGCAAGTGGGCGGCGGTATCTTGAGGGGATCCGGACCTGGTTGCTCGACTTCGGGGTGGAGAGCGCCCTGCTGGCGGAGCGCAAGGAGCACGTGAGTCAGACGGGTGAAGCCTCGATCCGCCTCAGGCTGCAGATCTCCAGTCAGCCAGCGAACCTAGTCCGGTTCTGGAGCACGATCGGGTTCGAGTACAATCGCCGAAAGCAGTACCTGGCGTGTGTCGCTGCTCAATACCTGCGCATGAAGACGGCGTATCCTGATTTCCCGACGTTCATTGAACTGGCGACCCGAGGCCTGGGTGGGACAGGGCAGGTCTGGGACAGAATCGCTCGCAACGAGCAGGTTCCCTTTGATGGCCCGGTGTATGACTTCACCGTCAAGGATGCGAATCACAACTTCATCGCAGACTCGTTCGTTGTTTCTAACTGCGGCGTCAGGCTGCTGCGCACCGACCTCACCGAGGACGAGGTCCGGCCTCATCTGACCACCCTTGTAGACGCCCTGTACAACGCCGTTCCCTCGGGCGTCGGGGTCGGCGGTCGCGTGAAGGTCGGGATGGGAGAGATAGACGAGGTGCTCGCGAAGGGCGCCCGCTGGGCCGTGGCGCGCGGATACGGTACGGCCGGCGACCTGGACGTGACAGAGGCGGGTGGAGCCCTGGAGCAGGCAGATCCCGCGACCGTCAGCGGCGAGGCCAAGCAGCGCGGCCGCGGGCAGGTAGGCACGCTCGGTTCGGGGAACCACTTCCTGGAGATCCAGGTGGTGGATCACGTATTCGATGCGTCCGCCGCAGCGGTCCTGGGGATTGAGGAACCCGGCCGGATTGCCGTTTTCGTCCACACAGGGTCCCGGGGACTGGGGCACCAGGTTTGCACCGACTACCTGCGCGTCTGCGAGCGCGCCTCGAGCCGTCACGGCATCCACCTGGTGGACCGGCAGCTCGCGTGCGTGCCGCTGCGGTCCCCGGAAGGAGAGCGGTACTTCGGCGCGATGAGCGGGGCGGCCAACTTCGCGTGGGCCAACCGGCAGCTCATCACGCATTGGGTGCGCGAGGCATTTGAGCGGGTGCTGGGTCAATCGTGGGAACGCCTGGGCCTTCGCCTGGTCTATGACGTGGCCCACAACATCGGGAAGATCGAGACGCACGAGGTGGACGGAAAGCACCGCCGCGTCTGCGTACACCGCAAGGGCGCCACGCGTGCTTTTCCGGCCGGACATCCCGAGGTCCCGGCCCGCTACCGCGAGGTCGGCCAGCCGGTGTTCATCCCCGGCGACATGGGGCGGTACTCGTTCGTTGCCATCGGGGCCGAGGGCGCGATGCACGAGGCCTTCGGCTCCACCTGCCACGGTGCCGGACGTTTGCTCGGCCGCAAGGCCGCGCTTCGGCATCTCGCGGGGCGGGACGTCAGCGACGAACTGCGCAAGGCAGGCATCGTCGTCCGCTCGCGGGACCGAGGCCTGCTGGCCGAGGAAGCGCCAGAGGCGTACAAGGATGTTGCCGACGTCGTGGCCATCTGCCATGCCGCGGGGTTGAGCCACCGGGTCGCGCGGATGCGCCCGATAGGCGTGGTCAAGGGATAGCCCGGGACAGGAGGAGCATGGTGCAGACGCTCGCCACCGAGGAGCAGCGGCTTGTCCACCGGACTATAAGAGGGTTTGCTCGGGAGGAACTGCGGCCGCACGCTGCGATCTGGGACCGCGAAGGCCGCTTCCCGGTTGAGCTGGTTCCCCGGCTGGCAGGCCTGGGGCTGATGGGTATGACCGTGCCTGCTGACTACGGCGGGAGTGGCCTGGACGCCGTGACCACGGCGACCGCAATCGAGGCACTGGCCTGGGGCGACGGTGGTGTTGCGCTGTCGGTGGCCGCGCACAACTCGCTGTGCACGGGACACGTCGCGGCGTTTGGCAACGAGGCCCAGCGCCGCAGGTTCCTGCCGCGCCTGGCCAGCGGCGAGGCGCTGGGTGCCTGGTGCCTGACCGAGCCCGGCGCTGGCAGCGACGCCGCGGCCATAAAGACGCGCGCCGAGCGTCGCGGAGATCGCTGGGTACTCAACGGCACCAAGGTCTTCGTCACCAACGGCAGCCACGCAGGGATCTATGTGGTCATGGCCGTGACCGCGCCCGGGGCCGGCAGGAAGGGGATCAGCGCATTAGCGGTCGAGCGCGGCAGCAAGGGGCTGGAGATCGGCCGCAAAGAGGACAAGCTTGGGGTTCGCAGCAGCGATACCTCCGAGATCCACTTTGCGGACTGCGAGGTGCCGGACGAGCAACTTCTTGGCGAGGCTGGAGACGGCTACCCCCAGGTGATGCGCGTGCTGGAGCGGGGCCGCATCGGGATCGCGGCAATGGCGGTGGGCATCGGGCACGCGGCGCTCGACGCCAGCCTGTCGTACGCGCAGGAGCGCACTGCCTACGGCCGGCCAATCGCCGACCTGCAGGCAATCCAGTTCATGCTGGCCGACATGGCCACCGAGCTGGACGCCGCCTGGCTGTTGACCGAGCACGCCGCGGAACTGGCCGACCGAGGCCAGCCGTTTCGCCGCCAGGCCTCGATGGCCAAGCTCTACGCTTCCGAGGCCGCAGCGCGTGCCGCTGCCCGCGCGGTACAGATCCACGGCGGGTATGGGTTCACCAAGGACTATCCCGTGGAGCGCTTCTACCGCGACGTGAAACTGTGCGAGATCGGCGAGGGCACGAGCGAGGTCCAGCGGGCGATCATCTCCAAGTCTGTGCTGGCGGACTCCGGGCGGTAGCGGGAGGTGCCTGGGTTGGTCCGCGCCGAGGGACATCGGGTGATCCGGGCCCCGGTGCAGCGCGTCTGGCAGTTGCTGAGCCGGCTCGAATCCCACCCGCGGTTCACCAACATCTGGATGGCCGCGGACATGATAGACCGGTCCCCTGCCTCTCCTTTGGTGGAGTTCCGCGGGTTCTTCGGAGGCCTGCCGGTCGCGTCGGTGCAGAGGTTCTCGCTGAGGCCCCCTGGCCGGATCGAGTTCAGACAGGTGCGCGGGACGTTCCTGGAGATGACGGGAGCGTACGTAATAAGGGACTCCGACGGCGAGACGGATCTTTTCGTGCAACTGGCGGTGGACCCCGGCGTTGCACTCTTCTCCGAGGCGGCGGTGCGCCAGGTCCTGGCAGGCCACATCGAGGGCACGCTGGCCAAGATCAAGACTTCGGCCGAGCGAGACCTGGCTCGTCCATCCATCCGGCGCGAGCGGCCGTCTGCTGCCGGGGTGCCTGCGGTGACCGAAGAGGCCGGTGCAGGCGGCGTGCCAGAGGCCGAAGAGGAACCAGAGGGCGCCGTCGAGCCGGCGGTCGCACCAAGCGTGCCCGCGGCTGCACCAGGCGTGCCCGGGGCAGTGCGGCCTGGAGATGTCAAGGGACGGCGCCGCCGCCGGCGGCGCCGTCCCAAGGCACGAGGACAGCCGCCGCCTGCGCAGAGTAGGTAGAGACGCGTGCTACACTTTCGGTGCCAGAGACCGGGTGCCGTCCGAATGATGGGAGGAACAAGATGGCCGGCCGCAAGAGCAGACCCACGCGAGAGCAGATCCTGGATGCCCTTCGCGACGTGCAGGATCCCGAGCTTCACAGGAGCATCGTTGAGCTGAACATGGTTCGGGAGATAGCCGTGGAGGACGGCCGGGTGAGCGTGGAGGTGCTGCTTACGATCAGCGGCTGTCCCCTGCGCGAGACAATCGCCAGCGCGGTTACCGAGCGCATCCGTGCCATGGACGGGGTCAGCGACGTGCAGGTCCGGCTCGGCGTCATGGACCAGGAGCAGCGTCAGGCACTGGTCAGGCAACTGCACGGCGGCGAACCGCCTGCTGCCCTGGACGGCGCGATGCCTCCCTCCAGGCCGCGGGGCCTTCTCAGAGAGGGCTCGACCACGCGGGTGATCGCGATCGCCAGCGGCAAGGGCGGCGTGGGGAAGTCCACCGTGACCGCGAACCTGGCCGTGGCGATGGCGCTTGAGGGCCGGCGGGTGGGGGTGATTGACGCCGACATCTACGGCTTCTCCATCCCTCGGATGCTCGGCGTCACCGGACGGCCCACCGCCATAGACCAGATGCTGATCCCGCTTGAGAGCGACGGCATCCGCGTGATGTCCATCGGGTTCCTGCTGCCCGATGACTCAGGGGCGGTGGTCTGGAGGGGCCCGATGCTGCACAGGGCCCTGGTCACCTTCATCTCTGATGTGCACTGGGGCGACGACCTGGAGTATCTGCTGATTGACCTGCCACCCGGGACCGGAGACGTCTCCCTTACGATCGCGCAGACGCTGCCCCACTCCAGCATGCTGATCGTTACCACACCACAGCCCGCGGCCGTGAGCGTAGCAAGGCGCGCCGCGAAGATGGCCGAACTGGTCAACATGGAGGTCATCGGCGTGGTTGAGAACATGTCGGGGTTCACGCCGGCACCCGGGGCGCCGACCGTTGACCTGTTCGGCCGGGGCGGCGGGCAGCGACTGGCCGAGATCCTGGGTGTACCGCTTCTGGGGGAGATCCCCATTGATCTGGCCCTGCGCGAGGGCGGCGACAGCGGGCTGCCCACGATCAGGGCCCATCCGGACAGCCCTGCCTCGAAGGTGCTGCGTGAGGTGGCCCGGAGGGTCGTGGCTCGGCTGCCGGTTGCTCACCGAGCGCAGGAGGGCAGAGCCCCTTGACCGGAAGCGGGCGGGCCATTGTGCTGGCGGTGACCCCAGTGCTGCTTGCGGTGCTGCTTGCGGCGCTGTTGCCAGCGGCGCCGTCCAGGATCGCGTTCGCGCAGGGCACGGCCGCGGAGTGGCCGGCCCTGACCCGGCGGTTCGAGCAGCAGGTCCAGCAGACCCCAGCGGATCCAGGCACCAGGTTCACGCTCGCGATGCTCTACGCGCGCAGCGGGCGAGTCCTTGACGGCTTCAAGCAGCTTCAGGAGGCCGATCAAGCAATCGGTTCCCTTGCCGGCCGTCCGGCGCTGGCGCGGCAGATCGTGACCGAGACCGAAGGACTCCTGCGCCGGAACCCCCGCGATCTGCTCGCCCGTTACCGGCTGGCGTTTGCCCGCTACTTCCTGGGAGAGCATCCGGCTGCCGCCGCCGAGTTCGAGCGAATCGTCGCGCTCGACCCGCAGAACGACTGGGGCTACGGCTATCTTGGGCAGGGGTACGCCAACCTGGGGCAGTTGGACCGCGCGATCGCCACATGGGAGAGGGGTCTCGCGGTCAACCCCAAGAACGCGGTGCTCCACTACATGCTGGGCCTGAGCTACACCCGTAAAGGGGACAAGAAGAAGGCCGCTGCCCACCTGGCCGCTGC
The Armatimonadota bacterium genome window above contains:
- a CDS encoding acyl-CoA dehydrogenase, with product MVQTLATEEQRLVHRTIRGFAREELRPHAAIWDREGRFPVELVPRLAGLGLMGMTVPADYGGSGLDAVTTATAIEALAWGDGGVALSVAAHNSLCTGHVAAFGNEAQRRRFLPRLASGEALGAWCLTEPGAGSDAAAIKTRAERRGDRWVLNGTKVFVTNGSHAGIYVVMAVTAPGAGRKGISALAVERGSKGLEIGRKEDKLGVRSSDTSEIHFADCEVPDEQLLGEAGDGYPQVMRVLERGRIGIAAMAVGIGHAALDASLSYAQERTAYGRPIADLQAIQFMLADMATELDAAWLLTEHAAELADRGQPFRRQASMAKLYASEAAARAAARAVQIHGGYGFTKDYPVERFYRDVKLCEIGEGTSEVQRAIISKSVLADSGR
- a CDS encoding tetratricopeptide repeat protein codes for the protein MTGSGRAIVLAVTPVLLAVLLAALLPAAPSRIAFAQGTAAEWPALTRRFEQQVQQTPADPGTRFTLAMLYARSGRVLDGFKQLQEADQAIGSLAGRPALARQIVTETEGLLRRNPRDLLARYRLAFARYFLGEHPAAAAEFERIVALDPQNDWGYGYLGQGYANLGQLDRAIATWERGLAVNPKNAVLHYMLGLSYTRKGDKKKAAAHLAAAYRDRTLYDYITRNPK
- a CDS encoding RNA-splicing ligase RtcB; protein product: MTTAWTQILRKIDDWRWELPVSYKPGMRAPGLIYADERMLRAMAEEQAIEQVANVATLPGIVGRSLAMPDIHWGYGFPVGGVAAFDLEEGIISPGGVGYDINCLPGDARVLHEFGYQQAIAAFRDRWPDERIKCVNPHTEVMDTEILAFITSPTPTARMFRLLTESGREIRATADHPFLTPDGMIPLGDLAQGQHVSVYPFEGVPYEAPPSDVLVTAEDVRLSYSGHANGLTQVLGVLRRRGLLPLRMDHPALPYLIKLMGFTQGDGSLQLRSGGGSLLACYAKVEDLETIRQDVAAAGFTPSRIYQRRRSHAIETEYGRAEFDHTESCIHVGSTALAMLLRCLGTTAGAKASQDFDVPAWLNRAPRWMKRLYLAALFGAELTSPRTVTGHPYNFTGPVLSLNKRAGVVASGRRYLEGIRTWLLDFGVESALLAERKEHVSQTGEASIRLRLQISSQPANLVRFWSTIGFEYNRRKQYLACVAAQYLRMKTAYPDFPTFIELATRGLGGTGQVWDRIARNEQVPFDGPVYDFTVKDANHNFIADSFVVSNCGVRLLRTDLTEDEVRPHLTTLVDALYNAVPSGVGVGGRVKVGMGEIDEVLAKGARWAVARGYGTAGDLDVTEAGGALEQADPATVSGEAKQRGRGQVGTLGSGNHFLEIQVVDHVFDASAAAVLGIEEPGRIAVFVHTGSRGLGHQVCTDYLRVCERASSRHGIHLVDRQLACVPLRSPEGERYFGAMSGAANFAWANRQLITHWVREAFERVLGQSWERLGLRLVYDVAHNIGKIETHEVDGKHRRVCVHRKGATRAFPAGHPEVPARYREVGQPVFIPGDMGRYSFVAIGAEGAMHEAFGSTCHGAGRLLGRKAALRHLAGRDVSDELRKAGIVVRSRDRGLLAEEAPEAYKDVADVVAICHAAGLSHRVARMRPIGVVKG
- a CDS encoding DUF59 domain-containing protein, with the protein product MAGRKSRPTREQILDALRDVQDPELHRSIVELNMVREIAVEDGRVSVEVLLTISGCPLRETIASAVTERIRAMDGVSDVQVRLGVMDQEQRQALVRQLHGGEPPAALDGAMPPSRPRGLLREGSTTRVIAIASGKGGVGKSTVTANLAVAMALEGRRVGVIDADIYGFSIPRMLGVTGRPTAIDQMLIPLESDGIRVMSIGFLLPDDSGAVVWRGPMLHRALVTFISDVHWGDDLEYLLIDLPPGTGDVSLTIAQTLPHSSMLIVTTPQPAAVSVARRAAKMAELVNMEVIGVVENMSGFTPAPGAPTVDLFGRGGGQRLAEILGVPLLGEIPIDLALREGGDSGLPTIRAHPDSPASKVLREVARRVVARLPVAHRAQEGRAP